In the genome of Macrobrachium nipponense isolate FS-2020 chromosome 42, ASM1510439v2, whole genome shotgun sequence, one region contains:
- the LOC135213438 gene encoding C-type lectin domain family 17, member A-like, translating into MKERTAFIAAFVLLFGAASAVICPEPFLPIGDHCYYFSSVTASWKEARRSCQGMSAELRVDLAVFDLTCEDYDAVFNYLTTTNIKQWWLGGTDEYHLDYWTWVDGRPINMQKGYWQDEEPDKNSNQCFLIATYIQEFYPRWRLGNLDEGYLAHYVCQYRLDV; encoded by the exons ATGAAGGAAAGAACAGCCTTCATTGCAGCCTTTGTGCTACTTTTTGGCGCTGCATCTGCAG TTATTTGTCCTGAGCCCTTTCTTCCTATTGGTGATCACTGCTACTACTTCTCCAGTGTGACTGCCTCTTGGAAAGAAGCAAGACGATCTTGCCAAGGGATGAGTGCAGAGTTACGCGTGGATCTCGCTGTCTTCGATCTGACCTGTGAGGACTATGACGCCGTCTTCAATTACCTTACGACTACAA ATATAAAACAGTGGTGGCTCGGAGGCACGGATGAGTACCACCTGGATTACTGGACCTGGGTAGATGGAAGGCCCATAAACATGCAGAAGGGCTATTGGCAGGACGAGGAACCAGACAAGAACAGCAATCAATGCTTTTTGATTGCAACATACATACAAGAATTTTACCCTCGATGGAGGCTCGGAAATTTGGATGAAGGATACCTTGCTCACTATGTTTGCCAATATCGACTCGATGTCTAG
- the LOC135213139 gene encoding hepatic lectin-like — translation MKERTAVIAAFVLLFGAASAVICPLPFLPIGDHCYYFSSVNASWKEARGACQGMSAELSVDLAVFDLTCEDYDAVFDYLTTTNIKWWWLGGTDEYHEDYWTWVDGRPINMQKGYWQDEEPDKNVNQHFLHAVYLQEFYPRWRLGNLHEGYLAHYVCQYRLDV, via the exons ATGAAGGAAAGAACAGCCGTCATTGCAGCCTTTGTGCTGCTTTTTGGCGCTGCATCTGCAG TGATCTGCCCATTACCATTTCTTCCTATTGGTGACCACTGCTACTACTTCTCCAGTGTGAATGCCTCTTGGAAAGAAGCAAGAGGAGCTTGCCAAGGGATGAGTGCAGAGTTAAGCGTGGATCTCGCTGTCTTCGATCTGACCTGTGAGGACTACGATGCAGTCTTTGATTACCTTACGACTACAA ATATAAAATGGTGGTGGCTCGGAGGCACGGACGAATACCACGAGGACTACTGGACTTGGGTAGATGGAAGGCCCATAAACATGCAGAAGGGCTATTGGCAAGACGAGGAACCAGACAAGAACGTCAATCAACACTTTCTGCATGCAGTATACTTACAAGAATTTTACCCTCGATGGAGGCTCGGAAATTTGCATGAAGGATACCTTGCTCACTATGTTTGTCAATATCGACTCGATGTCTAG